In a single window of the Melioribacteraceae bacterium genome:
- a CDS encoding YtxH domain-containing protein: MAEDNGIGKGLLVGFLTGAAVGAVIALLYAPKSGKELRQDIKEKSQDFMEDAENYLENAKDKASQLINDGKKKSEKLVSDAKVKVDQLLNEAEKILVDAKEKAGAAVSGSKEKLEREGDRLKTAFKAGMDAYKTEKES, translated from the coding sequence ATGGCAGAAGATAATGGAATTGGAAAAGGATTATTAGTCGGTTTCTTAACTGGTGCTGCGGTTGGTGCTGTAATTGCTCTTCTTTATGCCCCAAAATCGGGTAAAGAATTAAGGCAGGATATAAAAGAAAAATCTCAAGATTTTATGGAAGACGCCGAAAATTACCTTGAAAATGCAAAGGATAAAGCCTCACAATTGATTAATGATGGGAAAAAAAAATCTGAAAAATTGGTCTCCGACGCAAAAGTTAAGGTGGACCAATTATTAAATGAGGCTGAAAAAATTTTGGTAGATGCAAAAGAAAAGGCAGGTGCGGCAGTAAGTGGTAGTAAAGAAAAGTTGGAAAGAGAAGGTGACAGATTAAAGACTGCTTTTAAAGCTGGAATGGATGCATATAAAACTGAAAAGGAATCTTAA
- a CDS encoding helix-turn-helix transcriptional regulator: MTKQDEIKYLLHTLGIKLSMIAERLDMKIQTLSYLLYDSHQFDDELYSQIKQIIDDYQFELNLFEDERNENLDLFNDDHINFGIGERIRLFAKRKYGTLKKLAEAMTISPQQLQQYISGKREPGARILVKLVRLGCDINWLLGGRESIESYKIYKLESELRRLQHNFSQIASLVQKTEVGH; encoded by the coding sequence ATGACGAAGCAAGACGAAATTAAGTATCTTCTGCACACTCTCGGAATCAAATTAAGCATGATTGCTGAAAGACTTGATATGAAAATTCAAACTCTCTCCTATCTTTTATACGATAGTCATCAATTTGATGATGAACTATATAGTCAGATAAAACAAATAATAGATGATTACCAATTTGAATTGAATCTTTTTGAAGATGAACGCAACGAAAACCTTGATCTATTTAATGATGATCATATTAATTTCGGTATTGGTGAGAGAATTCGCTTATTCGCTAAAAGAAAATATGGCACACTAAAAAAACTTGCAGAAGCTATGACTATCTCCCCTCAACAACTCCAGCAATATATTAGTGGGAAAAGAGAACCGGGTGCTCGTATACTCGTTAAACTTGTACGTTTAGGTTGTGATATCAATTGGCTTTTAGGAGGACGTGAATCTATTGAGTCCTATAAAATTTATAAATTGGAAAGTGAGTTGAGGAGATTACAACATAACTTCTCACAGATTGCTTCTCTTGTTCAAAAAACTGAAGTTGGACACTGA
- a CDS encoding MATE family efflux transporter, whose protein sequence is MNLTELAKNYRYILRIALPAIAGLSTQMIVSLVDTAMVGRLEDAHYYLAAMGIGVFATWAVVSLFSSLATGTHVLIARRFGEKNFDDCGRVLNTSLILSAGTGVVISLIVVGFSQDIAGFFAVDDRVSLYAGDYLYYRFMGLPFFLITVSYRGFYFGIGKTKIFMFSGILVNFLNIIFNYIFIYGGFGIEGMKLAGAGLGSTLATICDALFYIIVSSTPGYRNKFNYFKKFSFIKSISNSIIKISLPVSLQNIFILIGFLSFISISGLIGTVEQAASTAIFSALLISLMPCFGFGIAVQTLVGNSLGSGDIKKAKQYGFHTMIIALVYTVFIGAFFLILPQLVLLLTTTDRNVIDTAIPALRVAAVGQIFYAIGVVLANGLQAVGKTMYVMLAEVLVNWFIFVPLAYFMGVYLEFGLIGAWWALPFYVIIFALLIYAKFMRGDWTKYKNV, encoded by the coding sequence ATGAATTTAACAGAATTGGCAAAGAATTATCGCTATATCCTCCGAATTGCACTCCCAGCAATTGCCGGTTTATCCACACAAATGATCGTATCATTGGTAGATACAGCAATGGTGGGCAGATTGGAAGATGCCCATTACTATTTAGCGGCAATGGGAATTGGCGTTTTTGCTACTTGGGCTGTTGTAAGCTTATTTTCTAGTCTCGCAACCGGAACCCATGTTTTAATTGCCAGAAGATTTGGGGAGAAAAATTTTGATGATTGTGGCAGAGTTTTAAATACTTCTCTTATCTTATCAGCTGGGACTGGGGTGGTGATAAGCTTAATTGTTGTTGGTTTTTCACAAGATATTGCCGGTTTTTTTGCAGTTGACGATAGAGTGTCCCTCTATGCGGGAGATTACCTGTATTACCGATTTATGGGACTTCCTTTTTTTCTAATTACAGTTTCATACAGAGGATTTTATTTTGGAATTGGCAAAACTAAGATTTTCATGTTTTCAGGAATTCTCGTCAACTTCTTAAATATAATATTCAACTACATTTTTATTTATGGCGGTTTTGGGATTGAAGGAATGAAATTAGCCGGTGCCGGGTTAGGATCAACACTCGCAACAATATGTGACGCATTGTTCTACATCATTGTATCGAGCACTCCCGGTTATAGAAATAAATTTAATTATTTTAAAAAGTTTTCATTTATAAAAAGTATATCTAATTCTATTATAAAAATCTCCCTCCCTGTATCCTTACAAAATATATTTATTTTAATTGGTTTTTTAAGTTTTATCTCGATAAGCGGTTTAATTGGTACTGTTGAGCAGGCGGCGAGTACCGCTATTTTTTCAGCCCTATTAATTTCATTGATGCCCTGCTTCGGATTTGGAATTGCTGTACAAACTTTAGTGGGGAATAGCCTCGGGAGCGGTGATATTAAAAAGGCAAAACAGTATGGCTTTCATACGATGATCATAGCATTAGTATATACAGTCTTTATTGGAGCATTCTTCTTAATTTTACCTCAATTGGTGCTGCTTCTCACAACTACCGATAGGAATGTTATTGATACTGCAATACCTGCATTAAGAGTTGCTGCAGTGGGACAAATATTTTACGCGATCGGTGTTGTTTTAGCTAATGGTTTACAAGCCGTTGGAAAAACCATGTATGTAATGCTTGCGGAGGTATTGGTTAATTGGTTCATCTTTGTTCCTTTAGCATATTTCATGGGGGTTTATTTAGAATTCGGATTAATTGGCGCCTGGTGGGCTTTACCATTTTATGTGATTATTTTTGCTCTGCTTATATATGCAAAATTCATGAGAGGGGACTGGACTAAATATAAAAATGTATAA
- a CDS encoding NADP-dependent isocitrate dehydrogenase, whose product MSIKIIWTKIDEAPALASFCFLPILKSFVKETGIEVEEKDISLAGRILANFPDHLNEEQKIPDYLSELGESVKLPETIIIKLPNISASIPQLQEAIKELQAKGYNIPDYPEEPKTEEEKKIKNRYAKVLGSAVNPVLREGNSDRRASVSVKKFAQKYPHKMMKPWPQSGSKSKVAHMVDKDFYGTEKSLTMKNDDIASIEFVDLTGNVSILKEKMKLITGEVIDASVMNVNELRKFYAEQIEAAKKDNLLLSLHLKATMMKISDPIMFGHAVYVYFKDALDKHADSLKEVGANVNNGLMDILEKIKKLPDEKRTVIENDINKILETSAPLAIVDTRSGKTNLHVPNDVIVDASMPNVVRDGGKMWNRNDELQDCIAMIPDRCYATMYQEIIEDAKTKGQFDPATMGAVSNVGLMAQKAEEYGSHDKTFEVKNNGIVRVINSKNEILLEQQVEKGDIFRMCQTKNEAIKDWVKLAVNRAKATGSPAIFWLDENRGHDNEIIAKVKKYLTEFDIAGLEIKILKPVDAMKYTLERSRKGLDTISVTGNVLRDYLTDLFPILELGTSAKMLSIIPLLNGGGLFETGAGGSAPKHVQQLLKENHLRWDSLGEYSALVPCFEMIFDKTGNKKAKVLAETLDVAIGNYLENSKSPSRKVNEIDNRGSSFYLAYYWAQALANQNADTDLRDRFTKIAKEIEANDSKIEKELLSVQGQPVDLGGYFFPVDKKAFAVMRPSSIFNKIIDGM is encoded by the coding sequence ATGTCAATAAAAATAATTTGGACCAAAATTGATGAAGCTCCCGCACTAGCTTCTTTCTGTTTTCTTCCTATACTAAAATCATTTGTTAAAGAAACTGGAATAGAGGTTGAAGAGAAAGATATTTCTTTAGCAGGAAGAATTCTTGCGAACTTTCCTGATCATTTAAATGAAGAACAAAAAATCCCGGATTATTTATCCGAACTGGGAGAAAGTGTAAAGTTGCCTGAAACAATTATTATTAAGCTCCCTAATATTAGTGCTTCAATTCCACAGCTTCAGGAAGCGATTAAAGAATTACAGGCCAAAGGTTATAATATACCCGATTATCCCGAAGAGCCTAAAACGGAAGAAGAGAAAAAAATTAAGAATAGATATGCTAAGGTTTTAGGTTCGGCTGTAAATCCAGTTTTAAGAGAAGGTAATTCTGATCGGAGAGCTTCTGTATCGGTTAAGAAATTTGCTCAGAAATATCCTCATAAAATGATGAAACCTTGGCCTCAATCAGGTTCTAAATCAAAAGTCGCTCACATGGTGGACAAGGATTTTTATGGAACTGAAAAATCTTTGACAATGAAAAATGATGATATTGCTTCTATAGAATTTGTTGATTTAACTGGTAATGTTTCAATTCTTAAAGAAAAAATGAAATTAATTACTGGTGAGGTGATTGACGCCTCTGTTATGAATGTAAATGAGTTGAGAAAATTCTATGCCGAACAGATCGAAGCGGCAAAGAAAGATAATTTACTGCTTTCACTCCATCTCAAAGCTACTATGATGAAAATTTCTGACCCGATAATGTTTGGACATGCGGTATATGTCTATTTTAAAGATGCGCTTGATAAACACGCAGATAGCTTGAAAGAGGTTGGGGCTAATGTTAATAATGGTTTGATGGATATCCTCGAAAAAATCAAAAAATTACCGGATGAAAAAAGAACTGTTATTGAAAATGATATTAATAAAATTCTAGAAACGAGTGCTCCTCTTGCCATAGTTGATACAAGGAGTGGAAAAACAAATTTACATGTTCCTAATGATGTTATAGTTGATGCATCCATGCCAAATGTTGTTCGTGACGGGGGAAAGATGTGGAACCGTAATGATGAGTTGCAAGATTGTATTGCAATGATCCCTGATCGATGTTATGCAACTATGTATCAAGAAATAATCGAAGATGCTAAAACTAAAGGACAATTCGATCCAGCAACAATGGGCGCAGTCTCAAACGTTGGATTAATGGCACAGAAAGCCGAAGAATATGGTTCGCATGACAAAACTTTTGAAGTCAAAAATAATGGTATTGTAAGGGTTATTAATTCAAAAAATGAAATTTTACTTGAACAGCAAGTTGAGAAGGGTGATATTTTTAGGATGTGCCAAACCAAGAATGAAGCTATTAAAGACTGGGTTAAATTAGCTGTTAATAGAGCTAAGGCAACTGGCTCTCCTGCAATTTTTTGGCTTGATGAAAATAGAGGTCATGATAATGAAATCATTGCTAAAGTTAAAAAGTATTTAACTGAGTTTGATATAGCCGGACTTGAAATAAAAATTCTAAAACCGGTTGACGCAATGAAATATACTCTTGAAAGATCCCGCAAAGGATTAGATACAATTTCGGTCACAGGTAATGTTCTCCGCGATTATTTAACCGACTTATTCCCAATACTTGAGCTTGGCACTAGTGCAAAAATGCTCTCAATAATTCCATTATTAAATGGTGGCGGATTATTCGAAACTGGTGCTGGTGGGTCTGCTCCAAAGCATGTTCAGCAGTTATTGAAAGAAAATCACCTGAGATGGGATTCACTAGGTGAGTACTCTGCATTGGTTCCCTGTTTTGAAATGATTTTCGATAAAACAGGTAATAAGAAAGCAAAGGTATTGGCAGAAACACTTGATGTAGCAATTGGAAATTATCTAGAGAATTCGAAATCCCCATCACGAAAAGTAAATGAAATTGATAATAGAGGAAGCTCATTTTACCTAGCTTATTATTGGGCTCAGGCTCTAGCCAATCAAAATGCTGATACAGATTTAAGAGATCGGTTTACTAAAATTGCCAAAGAAATTGAAGCTAATGATAGTAAAATTGAGAAAGAACTTTTATCAGTTCAGGGTCAGCCTGTTGATCTAGGTGGTTACTTCTTCCCTGTAGATAAAAAAGCGTTTGCTGTTATGCGACCAAGTAGCATTTTTAATAAAATTATTGATGGGATGTAA
- a CDS encoding aminotransferase class I/II-fold pyridoxal phosphate-dependent enzyme, with protein MLDLFKKCYDFTRADDIKALGVYPYFRAIEENEGPVVQIEGRKIVMAGSNNYLGLTAHPKVKEAALKAVEKYGTGCSGSRYLTGTLDLHMELEERLAKFFGTESVLLFSTGYQTAQGIIPTLVQGRNEYVVSDKDNHACIVAGQMMARGITANLERYKHNDMDDLERVLSKIPIDSPKLLVSDGVFSTGGEIVDLPKLIELAKKYNARTLIDDAHSVGVIGKGGRGTASEFNLEEEVDLTMGTFSKTFASLGGFVAGKERVLNYLKHHSSALIFSASPTPASVAAALAALDILEAEPERVTKLIANADKMRKGLIEAGFTVIEGRTAIVPVIVGDDPLAFAMWRKLYDSGVFVNVFISPGVPQGRQMMRTSYMSSHEDEHLDFILETFKKVGKEIGLI; from the coding sequence ATTTTGGATTTATTCAAAAAATGTTACGACTTCACACGAGCTGATGATATTAAAGCTCTGGGTGTATATCCTTATTTCCGAGCTATTGAGGAAAATGAGGGACCTGTAGTACAAATTGAGGGGCGAAAAATTGTGATGGCCGGTTCTAATAACTATTTAGGGCTTACGGCACATCCTAAAGTTAAAGAAGCAGCACTTAAAGCTGTTGAAAAGTATGGCACAGGTTGTTCTGGATCGCGCTACTTAACCGGGACACTTGATCTTCATATGGAATTAGAAGAAAGGCTTGCTAAATTCTTCGGCACAGAATCAGTATTACTTTTTTCAACCGGTTACCAAACAGCTCAAGGAATTATTCCAACTTTAGTGCAAGGTAGAAACGAATATGTAGTTTCCGACAAAGATAACCATGCTTGTATTGTAGCTGGACAAATGATGGCAAGAGGGATTACGGCAAATCTCGAACGCTACAAACATAATGATATGGATGATTTGGAAAGAGTTCTTTCTAAAATACCAATCGACTCACCGAAACTATTAGTGAGTGACGGTGTATTCAGTACAGGCGGTGAAATTGTTGACCTACCAAAATTAATTGAGCTTGCTAAAAAATACAACGCTAGAACCTTAATTGACGATGCTCATTCAGTAGGGGTAATTGGTAAAGGTGGACGAGGTACCGCGAGCGAATTTAATCTCGAAGAAGAAGTTGATTTAACAATGGGTACGTTCAGTAAAACTTTTGCTTCTTTAGGCGGATTTGTTGCAGGTAAAGAGAGAGTATTAAATTATCTCAAACATCATTCCTCCGCTCTAATATTTAGTGCTTCCCCCACTCCTGCATCTGTTGCTGCAGCTTTAGCGGCTCTCGATATTTTAGAAGCTGAACCGGAAAGAGTTACAAAATTAATAGCAAACGCCGATAAGATGAGAAAGGGATTAATTGAAGCTGGTTTTACTGTAATTGAGGGAAGAACCGCAATTGTTCCGGTTATAGTTGGTGATGATCCTTTAGCATTTGCAATGTGGCGCAAACTTTATGATTCGGGTGTTTTTGTTAATGTGTTCATTTCACCCGGCGTACCTCAAGGAAGACAGATGATGCGAACAAGCTATATGTCTTCTCATGAAGATGAACATTTAGATTTTATATTAGAGACTTTTAAAAAAGTTGGTAAAGAAATTGGCTTAATCTAA
- a CDS encoding alkaline phosphatase family protein, which produces MKKMKLLLLLIVFFLGHNLNVAQDLLQSGPLVGYSAMREVMLWVQTKSEAKVKFSYWNIESPKKIEFTDELLTEKKEGFTAKLICDKLEPGQKYKYALYINGKKQKLNYELNFQTQELWQWRKNAPDFSFITGSCAYINETEYDRPGTPYGANYEIFNHIQSKKADFMLWLGDNYYLREADWDSWSGIIKRITHTRSLRELQPIWGSMHHYATWDDHDFGPNDSDRGFWNKDKTYEAFKLFWPNPSFGFDGNKSVTTFFQWGDVDFFLLDDRTFKTPNFRKTGKRTLLGDAQIEWLIDNLVSSRAAFKIIALGGQFLNPNAGGENYSTYPEERQKILKLIEDEKIDGVIFLTGDVHRSEITKFNRENNYPLYDFTISPLTAGPSREYPNDWRLESTMVLDRNFAQVLVSGERKNRVITWNCYNWKGEKMWSYSINENELKIKK; this is translated from the coding sequence ATGAAGAAAATGAAATTATTATTACTGTTAATTGTATTCTTCCTTGGCCACAATTTGAATGTAGCTCAGGATTTGCTTCAATCCGGCCCACTTGTTGGTTATTCAGCGATGAGAGAGGTAATGTTGTGGGTTCAAACTAAATCTGAGGCTAAAGTAAAATTTTCTTACTGGAATATTGAATCACCAAAGAAGATTGAATTTACTGACGAATTACTTACGGAAAAGAAGGAGGGCTTTACCGCCAAACTGATTTGCGATAAGCTGGAGCCGGGGCAGAAATATAAATATGCCCTTTATATAAATGGAAAAAAACAAAAACTAAATTATGAATTGAATTTCCAAACACAGGAATTATGGCAATGGAGAAAAAACGCACCTGATTTCTCCTTTATAACTGGAAGCTGTGCCTATATTAATGAAACGGAGTATGATAGACCTGGAACTCCTTATGGCGCTAACTATGAAATTTTTAACCATATACAAAGTAAGAAAGCAGATTTTATGCTTTGGCTGGGGGATAATTATTATTTACGGGAAGCCGATTGGGATTCATGGAGCGGAATAATTAAAAGGATTACACATACCCGATCTCTTAGGGAACTACAGCCTATTTGGGGTTCTATGCATCATTACGCTACCTGGGATGATCATGACTTTGGTCCTAACGACAGTGACAGAGGATTCTGGAATAAAGATAAAACTTATGAAGCATTTAAATTATTTTGGCCAAATCCTTCCTTTGGCTTTGATGGAAATAAATCGGTTACTACTTTTTTTCAATGGGGTGATGTTGATTTTTTCCTATTAGATGATAGAACATTTAAAACTCCAAATTTTCGGAAAACTGGAAAACGTACATTGTTGGGTGATGCTCAGATTGAATGGTTAATTGATAATCTTGTGTCGAGTCGAGCAGCATTTAAGATTATTGCTTTAGGTGGGCAATTTCTAAATCCAAATGCCGGTGGTGAAAACTATTCAACCTATCCAGAAGAGAGGCAAAAAATATTAAAATTAATTGAAGATGAAAAAATTGATGGAGTAATATTTTTAACAGGCGATGTTCATCGTTCAGAAATCACAAAATTTAACCGAGAAAATAATTATCCACTTTATGATTTTACAATCTCCCCATTAACTGCGGGTCCTTCCCGTGAATATCCTAATGATTGGCGTTTGGAATCAACTATGGTACTGGATAGAAATTTTGCACAAGTATTGGTATCCGGGGAAAGAAAAAATAGAGTAATTACTTGGAATTGTTATAATTGGAAAGGGGAGAAAATGTGGAGTTATTCCATTAATGAAAATGAATTAAAAATTAAAAAGTAA
- a CDS encoding NAD-dependent epimerase/dehydratase family protein produces MSQKIISVVTGASGFVGSHLVDKLISEGHHVKCILRKSSSRKWLDGKPVEIIDSGLFDKEKLKTILCDADYLFHVAGVVKAKHYQDYLNGNVETTRALLETLVEVNPKIKKVVIVSSLTACGPSTNGVTSTEETIEHPLTRYGRSKLEQEKLAKSFMGKLPISIVRPPAVFGPRDTEIFLVFKTYKAGLMTLIGFDKKELSLVYVDDLVNGIYLASISNQSAGQTYFVAAEEINNWIQVSGFLEKALGKKAINLHLPHFIVYTVAAIAQFFAIFSSKAATFNIEKARDFVQSAWTCDVSKAKKELGYSQSISIEEAMIRTADWYKAEKWL; encoded by the coding sequence ATGAGTCAGAAAATAATTTCAGTGGTAACAGGAGCTTCCGGCTTTGTTGGCAGTCATTTAGTAGATAAATTAATCAGTGAAGGACATCATGTAAAATGTATATTGCGTAAATCGAGTTCACGTAAATGGCTTGATGGAAAACCTGTAGAAATCATCGACTCGGGATTATTCGATAAAGAAAAATTAAAAACAATTTTATGTGATGCCGATTACTTATTTCATGTAGCCGGAGTTGTAAAAGCAAAACATTATCAAGATTATTTAAATGGTAACGTAGAGACAACACGCGCACTTCTTGAAACTTTAGTGGAGGTTAATCCGAAAATTAAAAAGGTAGTTATTGTGAGCAGTCTTACTGCATGTGGTCCATCAACTAATGGAGTTACTTCGACAGAGGAAACCATTGAACATCCACTTACAAGGTACGGAAGAAGTAAGTTGGAACAAGAAAAATTAGCTAAATCATTTATGGGTAAACTTCCGATATCTATCGTCCGCCCTCCGGCAGTATTCGGTCCTCGCGATACAGAAATATTTTTAGTGTTTAAAACATATAAAGCTGGGTTGATGACTTTAATAGGATTCGATAAAAAGGAACTAAGTTTGGTTTATGTTGATGATTTAGTAAATGGAATTTATTTAGCTTCGATTAGTAATCAATCAGCTGGGCAGACATATTTTGTCGCCGCTGAAGAAATTAATAACTGGATTCAGGTTAGCGGATTTCTGGAGAAGGCACTTGGAAAGAAAGCAATTAATCTTCACTTGCCTCATTTTATAGTTTATACTGTTGCGGCAATTGCTCAATTTTTTGCAATATTTAGTTCAAAGGCCGCCACTTTTAATATTGAAAAAGCAAGAGATTTTGTGCAAAGTGCGTGGACTTGCGATGTTTCAAAAGCCAAAAAAGAGCTGGGATATTCTCAGTCGATTTCGATTGAAGAAGCGATGATTAGAACTGCAGATTGGTATAAAGCAGAAAAATGGTTGTGA
- a CDS encoding GIY-YIG nuclease family protein: MQKIIDIKSGIYLLEINALSNFNVDIKKFDGIIFEKGYYYYSGSAQKNFNSRITRHLRNEKNIYWHIDYLTTSKYCEVKTLFLFENGEKSLECELVRTMQANFPEIMLIKGFGNGDCDKCESHLLYSKRKINHNHFSALYQSAVLIIASSIEID, from the coding sequence GTGCAAAAAATAATTGATATAAAAAGTGGTATTTACCTTCTTGAGATAAATGCATTATCCAATTTTAATGTTGATATTAAAAAATTTGACGGGATCATTTTTGAGAAAGGTTATTATTATTACTCCGGAAGCGCTCAAAAAAATTTTAATTCACGTATAACCAGACATTTACGAAACGAGAAGAATATTTATTGGCACATTGATTATCTCACAACTTCAAAATATTGCGAAGTAAAAACATTATTCTTGTTTGAGAATGGAGAAAAATCTTTAGAGTGTGAATTAGTGAGGACAATGCAAGCCAATTTTCCTGAAATAATGCTGATAAAAGGTTTTGGTAATGGTGATTGCGATAAATGTGAATCCCATCTACTATATTCAAAACGAAAAATTAATCACAACCATTTTTCTGCTTTATACCAATCTGCAGTTCTAATCATCGCTTCTTCAATCGAAATCGACTGA
- the maf gene encoding septum formation protein Maf, which produces MISTTNKIYLASKSPRRRKLLKQLGIKFKSFSVDLDEEILDGEHPIKTVKRLSLQKMEEAKKRIKSGVIITADTIVVLDKEIIGKPRDSKEAVLFLKKLSGKTHTVFTGFTIFSSYKEHTITQYVRTNVKFRKITNTEIDEYVKGGSPMDKAGAYGIQDDFGAVFVEKINGCYYNVVGLPLAKLYKSLIEIL; this is translated from the coding sequence ATGATTTCCACCACAAATAAAATTTATCTTGCCTCAAAATCACCAAGAAGAAGAAAACTATTAAAACAGTTAGGTATAAAATTCAAATCTTTTTCCGTAGATCTTGATGAAGAGATATTGGATGGAGAACATCCAATTAAAACCGTTAAAAGATTATCCCTTCAAAAAATGGAAGAAGCAAAGAAACGCATTAAGTCGGGAGTAATAATTACCGCAGATACAATTGTTGTTTTAGATAAAGAGATAATTGGAAAACCCAGAGACTCAAAAGAAGCAGTTTTATTTTTAAAGAAACTTAGTGGGAAAACTCATACCGTGTTTACTGGATTTACGATATTTAGTTCATATAAAGAACATACAATTACTCAGTATGTAAGAACAAATGTAAAATTTAGGAAAATAACTAATACAGAAATAGATGAGTATGTAAAAGGGGGAAGTCCGATGGATAAAGCCGGGGCTTATGGAATCCAGGATGACTTTGGAGCGGTGTTCGTTGAAAAGATTAATGGGTGTTACTACAACGTGGTTGGTTTACCGCTCGCTAAACTTTACAAATCACTAATCGAAATTCTATAA